The following nucleotide sequence is from Streptomyces sp. NBC_00239.
CCCCGACCACCGAGGTGCTCCTGGAGGAGTCCATCCTCGGCTGGAAGGAGTACGAGCTGGAGCTGATGCGCGACAAGGCCGACAACGTCGTGGTCGTCTGCTCCATCGAGAACTTCGACCCGATGGGCGTCCACACCGGCGACTCGATCACCGTCGCGCCGGCGATGACGCTGACCGACCGCGAGTACCAGCGGCTGCGCGACATCGGCATCGCGATCATCCGCGAGGTCGGCGTCGACACCGGCGGCTGCAACATCCAGTTCGCGATCGACCCGGTCGACGGCCGCGTCATCGTGATCGAGATGAACCCGCGCGTCTCCCGCTCCTCCGCGCTCGCCTCGAAGGCCACCGGCTTCCCGATCGCCAAGATCGCCGCGAAGCTGGCCATCGGCTACACGCTGGACGAGGTCCCGAACGACATCACCGAGAAGACGCCGGCCTCCTTCGAGCCGACCCTCGACTACGTCGTCGTCAAGGCCCCGCGCTTCGCCTTCGAGAAGTTCCCGCTCGCCGACGCCACCCTCACCACCACCATGAAGTCGGTGGGCGAGGCCATGGCCATCGGCCGCAACTTCACCGAGGCCCTCCAGAAGGCCCTGCGCTCCCTGGAGAAGAAGGGCTCGCAGTTCACCTTCGTCGGCGACCCGACCGCCACCATGTCGAAGGAGGAGCTGCTCGCCACCGCGGTCCGCCCGACCGACGGCCGCATCAACACCGTCATGCAGGCCATCCGCGCCGGCGCCACCCAGGAAGAGGTCTTCGACGCCACGAAGATCGACCCCTGGTTCGTCGACCAGCTCTTCCTGATCAAGGAGATCGCGGACGACCTCGCGGCCGCCGAGAAGCTCCACCCCGAGCTGCTCGCCGAGGCCAAGCGGCACGGCTTCTCCGACTCCCAGATCGCCGAGATCCGCGGCCTGCGCGAGGACGTCGTCCGCGAGGTCCGGCACGCCCTCGGGGTCCGCCCGGTCTACAAGACGGTCGACACCTGCGCCGCCGAGTTCGCCGCGAAGACCCCGTACTTCTACTCCTCGTACGACGAGGAGACCGAGGTCGCCCCGCGCGAGAAGCCCGCGGTGATCATCCTGGGCTCCGGCCCGAACCGCATCGGCCAGGGCATCGAGTTCGACTACTCCTGCGTCCACGCCTCCTTCGCGCTCAGCGACGCGGGCTACGAGACCGTGATGGTCAACTGCAACCCGGAGACCGTCTCCACCGACTACGACACCTCCGACCGCCTGTACTTCGAGCCGCTCACGCTCGAGGACGTGCTGGAGATCGTGCACGCCGAGTCGCTCGCCGGCCCGATCGCCGGCGTCATCGTCCAGCTCGGCGGCCAGACCCCGCTGGGTCTCGCCCAGGCCCTCAAGGACAACGGCGTGCCGGTCGTCGGCACCCCGCCGGAGGCCATCCACGCCGCCGAGGACCGCGGCGCGTTCGGCCGGGTCCTCGCCGACGCCGGCCTGCCGGCCCCCAAGCACGGCACCGCCACCACGTTCGCGGGTGCGAAGGCCATCGCCGACGAGATCGGCTACCCGGTCCTCGTGCGCCCCTCGTACGTGCTCGGCGGCCGCGGCATGGAGATCGTCTACGACGAGTCCCGGCTGGAGTCGTACATCGCCGAGTCCACCGAGATCTCCCCGACCCGCCCGGTGCTGGTCGACCGCTTCCTCGACGACGCGATCGAGATCGACGTCGACGCCCTCTACGACGGCACCGAGCTCTACCTCGGCGGCGTCATGGAGCACATCGAGGAAGCCGGCATCCACTCCGGCGACTCGGCCTGCGCGCTGCCCCCGATCACCCTCGGCGGCTACGACATCAAGCGCCTGCGCGCCTCCACCGAGGCCATCGCCAAGGGCGTCGGCGTCCGCGGACTGATCAACATCCAGTTCGCGATGGCCGGCGACATCCTCTACGTGCTGGAGGCCAACCCGCGCGCCTCCCGCACCGTGCCCTTCACCTCGAAGGCCACCGCGGTCCCGCTCGCCAAGGCCGCCGCCCGCATCTCCCTCGGCGCCACCATCGCCGAACTGCGCGAGGAGGGCCTGCTGCCGAGGAACGGCGACGGCGGCACCCTGCCGCTCGACGCGCCGATCTCCGTCAAGGAGGCCGTGATGCCGTGGTCGCGCTTCCGCGACATCCACGGCCGCGGCGTCGACACCGTCCTCGGCCCGGAGATGCGCTCCACCGGCGAGGTCATGGGCATCGACTCGGTCTTCGGCACGGCGTACGCCAAGTCGCAGGCCGGCGCCTACGGCCCGCTGCCCACCAAGGGCCGCGTCTTCTTCTCGGTCGCCAACCGCGACAAGCGTTCGATGATCTTCCCGGCCCGCGAGCTGGTCGCCCACGGCTTCGAGCTGATGGCCACCTCCGGCACGGCCGAGGTCCTCAAGCGCAACGGCATCAACGCCACCGTCGTGCGCAAGCAGTCCGAGGGCGAGGGCCCCGACGGCGAGAAGACCATCGTCCAGCTGATCCACGACGGTCAGGTCGACCTGATCGTGAACACCCCGTACGGCACGGGTGGCCGCCTCGACGGCTACGAGATCCGTACGGCGGCCGTGGCGCGCAGCGTCCCGTGCCTGACCACGGTGCAGGCGCTCGCCGCCGCCGTGCAGGGCATCGACGCGCTCAACCGCGGCGACGTGGGCGTCCGCTCGCTCCAGGAGCACGCGGAGCACCTGACCGCCGCCCGCGACTAGCAGCCCGTCCGAAGCAGGGGGACACCGGTTGACCAACGGGTGTCCCCCTCTTCATGACCGCACAAGGGATATTTCGGACGATGTACAAGTTCTTCTTCAACCTGGTCTTCAAGCGGATGGACCCCGAGGAGGCCCACCACCTGGCCTTCCGCTGGATCCGCCTGGCCGCCGCCGTCCCGGTGCTGCGCACCTTCGTCGCCGCCTACCTCGCCCCCCGCCACAAGGAGCTGCGCACCGAGGCCCTGGGCCTGCGCTTCCACAGCCCCTTCGGCCTCGCCGCCGGCTTCGACAAGAACGCCGTCGCGATCGACGGCATGTCGATGCTCGGCTTCAACCACGTCGAGATCGGCACGGTCACCGGGCAGGCCCAGCCCGGCAACCCCAAGAAGCGGCTGTTCCGCCTCGTCCCGGACCGTGCGCTGATCAACCGCATGGGCTTCAACAACGAGGGCTCCGCCGCCGTCGCCGAGCGCCTCGCCGCCCGCCGCCCGGTCTTCAGGACCGTCGTCGGCGTCAACATCGGCAAGACCAAGGTGGTGCCGGAGGCGGAGGCCGCCGCCGACTACGTGGTCTCCACCGAGCGCCTCGCCGCCCACGCCGACTACCTCGTCGTCAACGTGTCCTCGCCGAACACCCCGGGCCTGCGCAACCTCCAGGCCACGGAGTCGCTGCGGCCGCTGCTGACCGCCGTGCGCGAGGCCGCCGACCGCACCGTCACCGACCGCCGCGTCCCGCTCCTGGTCAAGATCGCCCCCGACCTCGCGGACGAGGACGTGGACGCCGTCGCGGACCTCGCCCTGGAGCTGGGCCTGGACGGCATCATCGCCACCAACACCACCATCGCCCGCGAGGGCCTGGGCCTGAAGTCGGCGCCCGAGCTCGTCAAGGAGGCCGGCGGGCTCTCCGGCGCCCCGGTCAAGGACCGCTCCCTGGCCGTCCTGCGCCGCCTGTACGCCCGCGTGGGCGACCGCCTCACCCTCGTCGGCGTCGGCGGCATCGAGAACGCCGAGGACGCCTGGCAGCGCATCCTGGCCGGCGCCACGCTGGTCCAGGGCTACAGCGCCTTCATCTACGAGGGCCCCTGCTACGCCCGCTCTCTCCACAAGGGCCTGGCCGCGCGCCTGGCCGCCAGCCCGTACGCGACCCTCGCCGAAGCCGTGGGCGCCGAGACCCGAAAGGCCGCCAAGTGACCCTCGAACCGTTCGGCACCCGTCTGCGCTCCGCCATGGACGAGCGCGGCCCGCTGTGCGTGGGCATCGACCCGCACGCCGCCCTGCTGTCCTCCTGGGGCCTGAACGACGACATCGCGGGCCTGGAGCGGTTCTCCCGCACGGTGGTGGAGGCCCTCGCCGACCAGGTCGCCGTCTTCAAGCCGCAGGCCGCCTTCTTCGAGCGGTTCGGCTCCCGCGGCGTCGCCGTGCTGGAGCGGACCGTCGCCGACGCGCGCGCCGCCGGGACCCTCGTCCTCATGGACGCCAAGCGCGGCGACATCGGCTCCACCATGGCCGCGTACGCCGAGACCTTCCTGCGCAAGGACTCCCCGCTGTTCTCGGACGCCCTGACGGTCTCGCCCTACCTGGGCTACGGCTCGCTCAAGCCGGCCGTCGACCTGGCCCGGGAGTCGGGCGCGGGCCTGTTCGTGCTGGCCCTGACCTCCAACCCGGAGGGCGCCGAGGTCCAGCGGGCCGTGCGCGAGGACGGCCGGACCATCGGTGCGACCATGCTCGCCCACCTGGCCGAGGAGAACGCGGGCGCCGCCCCGATGGGCTCCTTCGGCGCGGTGGTCGGCGCCACCCTCGGAGACCTGTCCTCCTTCGACCTGGACATCAACGGGCCGCTGCTCGCCCCGGGCATCGGCGCCCAGGGCGCCACGGCCGCCGACCTCCCGGCCGTCTTCGGCGCGGCCGTGCGCAACGTGGTGCCGAACGTCTCCCGCGGCGTGCTCCGGCACGGCCCGGACGCCGCCGCCCTGCGCGCCTCGGCGGCCGCCTTCGCCGAAGAGATCCGCGAGGCCGTCGCCGACGCCTGAGGCACGTACTGCGGGCCGGCCCGGGTGTGACCTCGCTCACGGAACCCGGCCGCGCCCGCGCACGGCCGCGGCGACCTGCGCAATGGCCCCGGAAGCCACCCGATCGGCGGCTTCGCGCACCCGACGGGGTCCGCCGGTCGCACCACTTGGCGAATTACCCGGCCAAAACCGGGGTGTTTTGTCGGTGATGTACGGTTCGGTAGAGGCTGACCAGGACTTTTCGTTCGTTCTCGCTGACTGGAGCGGCCTTGGCCGCTAGTCTCCGACGCAGAGCCAACGAGCAGATCTCCTGCTGGGAGGCTCGCCCGGTGTGGTGCCCCAAAGTTCCGCCAGGTGCCGCGAAGGTCCACGCCGGTCCGTATCCGACAGTTCGACATCCGAGGTGACGTAGGCGTGGCTCTTCCGCCCCTTACCCCTGAACAGCGCGCAGCCGCGCTCGAAAAGGCCGCCGCGGCTCGCCGGGAGCGGGCCGAGGTGAAGAATCGACTCAAGCACTCCGGCGCCTCCCTGCACGAGGTCATCAAGCAGGGGCAGGAGAACGACGTCATCGGCAAGATGAAGGTCTCCGCGCTCCTGGAATCCCTGCCGGGCGTGGGCAAGGTCCGCGCCAAGCAGCTCATGGAACGTCTCGGCATCTCCGAGTCCCGCCGTGTGCGAGGTCTCGGTTCCAACCAGATCGCCTCCCTGGAGCGCGAGTTCGGCGGTGGCGGCGCCTGAAGCGCCGCCTGAAGTTCGTCCGGTGTTCTCGGGCAGTCCCGAGAACCGGGATAATCGCTTCATGGCAGCAGAGGTTCGTCCGCGGCTGACCGTGCTCTCCGGCCCCTCAGGGGTGGGCAAGAGCACGGTCGTCGCGCATATGCGCAAGGTTCACCCCGAGGTCTGGCTCTCGGTGTCGGCCACCACCCGCAAGCCGCGGCCCGGTGAGCGGCACGGAGTCCACTACTTCTTCGTCAACGACGACGAGTTCGACAAGCTGATCGCCAATGGCGAGCTGCTGGAGTGGGCCGAGTTCGCGGGCAACCGCTACGGCACTCCCCGGAGCGCCGTACTGGAACGCCTGGAAAACGGCGAGCCGGTGTTGCTGGAGATCGACTTGCAGGGCGCCCGGCTGGTCCGGAAGTCCATGCCGGAGGCCCAGCTGGTCTTCCTGGCCCCGCCGAGCTGGGACGAGTTGGTCCGCCGGCTCACCGGTCGCGGCACCGAGGCCCCCGAGGTCATCGAGCGCCGCCTGGCGGCCGCGAAGATCGAACTCGCGGCCGAATCCGAGTTCGACACCACCCTTGTCAACACCTCCGTCGAGGACGTAGCACGCGAGCTGCTAGCCTTGATGGAAGTTGTTTGATCTTTTACCCATCTTCGGAAGGTAGAGCGTGTCCTCTTCCATCACCGCGCCCGAGGGCATCATCAACCCGCCGATCGACGAGCTGCTCGAGGCCACGGACTCGAAGTACAGCCTCGTTATCTACGCGGCCAAGCGGGCGCGTCAGATCAACGCGTACTACTCGCAGCTCGGTGAGGGCCTGCTGGAGTACGTCGGTCCGCTGGTGGACACCCACGTCCACGAGAAGCCGCTTTCGATCGCGCTCCGCGAGATCAACGCGGGTCTGCTCACGTCCGAGGCCATCGAGGCCCCGCCCACGTAAGCAGGCACAGATTCCTTCGCGACAGGCCCGGCAGTGACACTGCCGGGCCTGTGGTGTGTCATGTCGTAGGTACGAGTCGAGTCCGGGAGATGCAGTGGGCAAGCCGAAGGTCGTGCTGGGTGTCAGCGGCGGGATCGCCGCCTACAAGGCCTGTGAGCTGCTGCGGCGGCTGACCGAGTCCGGACACCACGTCCGCGTGGTGCCCACCGCGTCGTCCCTGCACTTCGTCGGCGAGGCCACCTGGGCTGCGCTCTCCGGCAACCCGGCGTCCACCGAGGTCTGGGAGACCGTCCACGAGGTCCCGCACGTACGGATCGGCCAGGGCGCCGACCTCGTGGTGGTGGCGCCCGCGACCGCGGACATGCTCGCCAAGGCCGCCCACGGCCTCGCGGACGACCTCCTCACCAACACGCTGCTCACCGCGCGCTGCCCGGTGGTCTTCGCCCCCGCCATGCACACCGAGATGTGGGAGCACCCCGCCACCCGGGAGAACGTGGCCACCCTGCGCCGCCGCGGCGCGATCGTCATCGAGCCCGCCGTCGGCCGCCTCACCGGCGTCGACACCGGCAAGGGCCGGCTGCCCGACCCCGAGGAGATCTTCGAGATCTGCCGGCGGGTCCTCGCGCGCGGGCCGCAGCCGGAGCGCGACCTGGCCGGCCGGCACGTGGTGATCAGCGCCGGCGGCACCCGGGAGCCGCTCGACCCGGTCCGCTTCCTCGGCAACCGGTCCTCCGGCAAGCAGGGCTACGCGCTGGCCCGTACGGCCGTCGCGCGCGGGGCCAGGGTCACCCTGGTGTCGGCGAACGCCGCCCTGCCCGACCCGGCGGGCGCCGATGTCGTGCGCGTCGGGACCGCCGTACAGCTGCGCGAGGCGGTCCTCAAGGCCGCCGCGGACGCCGACGCCGTGGTGATGGCCGCGGCCGTCGCGGACTTCCGGCCCGCCGAATACGTCACAGGGAAGATCAAGAAGAAGGACGGCGAGGAGCCGGCCCCGGTCGCGCTCGTACGGAATCCGGACATCCTGGCCGAGGTCTCGGCCGACCGGGCCCGCCCCGGACAGGTCGTCGTCGGCTTCGCCGCCGAGACCGATCACGTGCTCGCCAACGGCTGGGCCAAGCTGCGCCGCAAGGGCTGCGACCTCCTGGTGGTCAACGAGGTCGGAGAATCCAAGACTTTCGGATCAGAGGAAAACGAAGCTGTGATCCTTGGTTCCGATGGCGCCGAGACCCCTGTTCCTTACGGCCCCAAGGAAGACCTCGCCGACACCGTCTGGGACCTCGTCGCCCCCCGACTTGCCTGAATCGAACAGGCAGTTGGCGGAGTCGCCGCAGTGGGGCCGCCGGGCGGCGCGCCCCGCACGGCGGCCCTTGTTCAGCGCGTTGCGGGTGGGCCAGAATGGAGTGCCGCAGGTCACAGCGCTCCCATCAGGCGAGACGCGTGGTCCGGTGCACGGCAGTGACCGATAAACTGAACGTGGGACCAGGCCGGGAGCAGCCTCCGGTACGGTGCCGTCAAATGATCAGCCAGCAGCCGCTGCAACCCCAGGGAGCGATGTGTCCCGCCGCCTGTTCACCTCGGAGTCCGTGACCGAGGGCCACCCCGACAAGATCGCTGACCAGATCAGCGACACGATCCTCGACGCACTGCTGCGCGAGGACCCGACCTCTCGCGTTGCCGTGGAGACCCTCATCACCACGGGTCTCGTGCACATCGCGGGCGAGGTGACGACCAAGGCCTACGCGCCGATCGCCTCCCTGGTCCGCGAGAAGATCCTCGAGATCGGCTACGACTCCTCCAAGAAGGGCTTCGACGGCGCCTCCTGCGGCGTCTCCGAGTCCATCGGCGCGCAGTCCCCGGACATCGCCCAGGGTGTCGACACCGCGTACGAGAAGCGGGTCGAGGGCGACGAGGACGAGCTCGACAAGCAGGGCGCCGGCGACCAGGGCCTCATGTTCGGCTACGCCTGCGACGAGACCCCCGAGCTGATGCCCCTGCCGATCCACCTGGCGCACCGGCTCTCCCGCCGTCTCGCCGAGGTCCGCAAGAACGGGACCATCCCGTACCTGCGTCCCGACGGCAAGACCCAGGTCACCATCGAGTACGACGGCGACAAGGCCGTCCGCCTCGACACCGTGGTCGTCTCCTCGCAGCACGCGTCCGACATCGACCTGGACTCGCTGCTCGCTCCCGACATCCGCGAGTTCGTCGTCGAGCACGTCCTCAAGCAGCTCGTCGAGGACGGCATCAAGCTGGACACCGACGGCTACCGCCTGCTCGTGAACCCGACCGGGCGCTTCGAGATCGGCGGCCCGATGGGCGACGCCGGCCTCACCGGCCGCAAGATCATCATCGACACGTACGGCGGCATGGCCCGCCACGGTGGCGGCGCGTTCTCCGGCAAGGACCCGTCCAAGGTCGACCGCTCCGCCGCGTACGCGATGCGCTGGGTCGCCAAGAACGTGGTCGCCGCCGGTCTCGCCTCGCGCTGCGAGGTCCAGGTCGCGTACGCCATCGGCAAGGCCGAGCCCGTCGGCCTGTTCGTCGAGACCTTCGGCACCGAGAAGATCGAGGTCGCCAAGATCGAGCACGCCATCGGCGAGGTCTTCGACCTCCGCCCGGCCGCGATCATCCGCGACCTCGACCTGCTGCGCCCGATCTACGCCCAGACCGCCGCCTACGGCCACTTCGGCCGCGAGCTGCCGGACTTCACCTGGGAGCGCAAGGACCGCGTCGACGCCCTGCGCGCCGCCGCCGGTCTGTAAGACGATCTGCCCCGTACGGCCCCGGACCCCTCAGGTCCGGGGCCGTACGGCGTTGTCGGCGCCGTTTGGTAAGAATGCGGGTGTGAGCAGCGCGAACGAGTCCGAACAAGGGTCCGGCGACGGCCGTCCGGGCGGTCCGCCCGAGCAGCTGGCGCTGATCCGCGAGACCGTCCGCCAGGCCAAGGCCGCGCCCAAGGCCAAACCGCGGACCTGGCGGGGCGCCGCGCTGGCCGAACACCTCCCCGTCGCCCGGATCCTCGTCAACAAGGGCGTGCTCCACCTCGACCAGCTGTGGGACTACGCCGTCCCCGCCGACCTCGACGAGGCGGCCCAGCCCGGCGTCCGCGTCCGCGTCCGCTTCGGCGCCGGCGCCCACCACGTCCGCGAGGGCCGCCGCGAGGGCGGCGGCCTGATCGACGGCTTCCTCGTGGAGCGCCGCGCCGACACGGACTACAACGGCCCGCTCGCCGCCCTCGCCCACGTCGTCTCGCCCGAGCCGGTCCTCAGCCCCCGGATGCTCGCGCTCACCCGGGCCGTCGCCGACCGGTACGCGGGCAGCCTCGCCGACGTGCTCCAGCTCGCGGTGCCGCCGCGCAACGCGAAAGCCGAGTCGAAGCCCTCGCCGGACCCGCTGCCGCCGCCGGCCGCACCCGAGCCCGGCGGCTGGCAGCGCTACCCCTCCGGACCCGCCTTCCTGCGCGCTCTGGCGGGCGGCGCGAACCCGCGCGCCGTGTGGACCGCGCTGCCCGGACCGGGCTGGGCCGACGAGCTCGCCCGGGCGATGGCCGCGACCCTGGCCGCCGGACGCGGCGCGCTCGCCGTACTGCCGGACGGCCGCTCCGTGGCCCGGCTCGACGCGGCCCTGACCGCGCTGCTGGACGCCGGCCGGCACGCCGTCCTGACCGCCGAGTCCGGCCCCGAGAAGCGCTACCGCCAGTGGCTCGCCGTGCACCGGGGCTCGGTGCGGGCCGTGATCGGCACCCGCGCGGCCATGTTCGCGCCCGTACGGGACCTCGGCCTGGTGGCCGTCTGGGACGACGGCGACTCCAGCCACGGCGACGACCACGCGCCCTTCCCGCACGTCCGGGAGGTCCTCGAACTGCGCGCCGCGCACGACGGATGCGCGTTCCTGCTGGGCTCCACGAGCTGCACCGTGGAGGCCGCCCAGCTGGTGGAGTCCGGCTGGGCGCGCCCGCTGGCCGCCGACCGCGCGCAGGTACGGTCGGCCGCCCCGCGGATCCGGACGGTCGGCGACGACGACCTCGGCCGGGACGCGGCCGCGCGCGCCGCCCGCCTCCCCAGCCTGGCCTGGGAGGCCGTACGGGAAGGCCTGAAGTCCGGGCCGGTGCTCGTCCAGGTGCCCCGGCGCGGGTACGTGCCGCGGCTGGCCTGCGAGCGCTGCCGGACCCCCGCCCGGTGCCGGCACTGCGCCGGACCGCTGGAAGCGCCCGACGAACGCGAGCTGCACTGCGGCTGGTGCGGCCGGCCCGAGCACTCGTGGCACTGCGAGACCTGCGGATCGGTACGGCTGCGGGCCCAGGTGGTGGGCGCCCGGCGCACCGCCGAGGAGCTCGGACGGGCCTTCCCCGCGGTGCCGGTGCGCACCTCGGGCCGTGACCACGTCCTCGACACGGTGCCGGACCGGCCCGCCCTGGTGGTGAGCACGCCCGGGGCCGAGCCGGTCGCCGAGGGCGCGGGCTACGCGGCCGCGCTGCTGCTCGACGGCTGGGCCATGCTGGGGCGCCCCGACCTGCGCGCCGCGGAGGAGGCGCTGCGCCGCTGGATCGGCGCGGCGTCGCTGGTACGCGGCCAGGACGCGGGCGGCACCGTGGTGATCGTCGCGGAGGCCACGCTGCGGCCGGTGCAGGCACTGGTCCGCTGGGACCCGGTCGGGCACGCGGTGCGGGAGCTGGCCGAGCGGGCGGAGCTGGGCTTCCCGCCGGTGTCCCGGATGGCTTCGGTGGCCGGGGCGGCCGAGCCGCTCGCCGAGTTCCTCGCGACGGTGCGGTTGCCCGGCGACGCGGAGGTGTTGGGGCCGGTGCCGGTGCCCGCGCGGCGGGGGGTGGCGGATGTGGGGGAGAGGGCGTTGATCCGGGTGCCGCCGGGGAGTGGGGCGGCGCTCGCCGCCTCGCTCAAGGCGGCGCAGGCGGCGCGGCTCGCGCGGGGTCCTGCGGAGCCGTTGCGGGTCCGGATCGACCCGCTCGACATCGGCTGAGCCGGCTGCCCGGCGGGGCGGGGTCGACCTCTGGGGCTCCGCCCCAGACCCCGCGCCCCAAACTCCCCCGGACTCCGTCCAGGGTGCCCCCAGGCGGGCCCGGGTTTTGGCCGGGGCCTGAGGGCAGGGGACAGGGGACTGCCCTGCAGGGAGGGGAAGGCCCTGCAGGGCAGTGATTTCGGGAGTCAGCCGGTGCGGGGGCCGGGGAAGGCTCCGGTGCGGGCGGCTGCTTCCTCGCGCAGCGACTGGCTGCCCGAGGTCGGCTGCGGCGGCATCGCCCGGGCGGCGGGCACGGTCGGCATGCTCAGGGTCCGCGTCGTGGTGCCCTCGGCCAGCGGTTCGGCCTCCGCCGTCGCCGTGCCCGCGGCCCCGGCGCGGCGCGCCCCGTACCGCCGGTGCACGGCCTGCTTGGTCACGCCGAGGGCGGACCCCACCGCGTCCCAGGAGAAGCCGAGCGAACGGTCGAAGTCCACGGCGGCGGTGACGAGCGTCTCGACACTGTCCCGCAGTTCCTGCGCGAGGCGGACGGTGGGCGCGGGGGCCCGGCCGTACACGACGAAGCCCGTGGAGGGGCCGGAGCGGCGTGGGCGGTACACGTTGCCGAGCTGGGCGGTGAGCGTACGCAGAGCATCCACCTGCCGGCGGACCCGCTCGATGTCCCGCACCAGTAGATGCAGGCTGGCCCGCGCTTGGGCGTCGTGGGTGGCGTGGTCGGCCATTTACAAGCCTCTCGAACCGGCGTCGAAACGGACGGGCCGCAGCGCAATGCGACCCGATTCGGTCAATCTCTCTTGACCAACGCTCGATGCGCCGATGTGGTCACGCCCTGGGGGCGTGTCGGCATATGCGAGAGGCGCGCGGATGTGCGTACGCCCCCCGGGTGAGAGACGCCCGGGCGGCCCCTAGACTGGGGGGCTGTCTGTCGCAGCCACCCGAGATAGCGAGGTAACACACCGGTGAAGCTCGTCTTCGCAGGCACCCCCGAGGTGGCTGTCCCCGCCCTGGACGCCCTGATCGCCTCCGGCCGTCACGAGGTCGCCGCGGTCGTCACCCGGCCCGACGCCCCCGCCGGCCGCGGCCGCCGCCTGGTCGCCAGCCCCGTGGCCGAGCGCGCCGAAGAGGCCGGCATCGAGGTCCTCAAGCCCGTCCGGCCGCGCGACCCGGAGTTCCTGGCCCGGCTGGCCGAGATCGCCCCCGACTGCTGCCCGGTGGTCGCCTACGGCGCGCTGATCCCGAAGGCCGCCCTCGACATCCCCGTGCACGGCTGGGTCAACCTGCACTTCTCGCTGCTGCCGGCCTGGCGCGGAGCCGCGCCCGTGCAGCACTCGATCATGGCGGGCGACGAGCTCACCGGAGCGTCCACCTTCCTCATCGAGGAGGGCCTGGACACCGGCCCGGTGTACGGGGTGCTGACCGAGCACGTCCGCCCGACCGACACCAGCGGCGACCTGCTGACCCGGCTGGCGTTCGCCGGCTCCGGACTGCTCGCCGCCACCATGGACGGCATCGAGGACGGCACCCTGCGCGCCGAGCCGCAGCCCGCCGACGGCGTCTCCCTCGCCCCGAAGATCACCGTCGAGGACGCCCTCGTGGACTGGCGGGCCCCGGCGCTGCGCGCCGACCGGGTGGTCCGCGGCTGCACCCCGGCCCCCGGCGCCTGGACCGTCTTCCGCGGCGAGCGCCTCAAGCTGATCCAGGTCGCCCTGGACCCGGCGCGCGGCGACCTGGCGCCCGGCGAGCTCGCCCCCGCCAAGAACAGCGTCCATGTCGGGACCGGCTCGCACGCCGTGGAACTGGTGTGGGTGCAGCCGCAGGGCAAGAAGCCGATGCGCGGCGCCGACTGGGCCCGCGGCGTGCGGATCGCCCCTGGTGAGCGGCTCGGCGCGGCCGACGTACGCTGAGAGGGCGCCACCTCCTCGTCACCCTCGCCCGATCGCCTCCACCTTTCCCATTCCTCAGCGGAGCACCTTTCACGTGACACAGCAGCCTCGTCGCCGTCCCGCCGCCCAGCAGGGCGGAAAGCCGTACCGCCGTCCCCAGAAGGACCCCGTACGGATCCTCGCCTTC
It contains:
- the gmk gene encoding guanylate kinase; this encodes MAAEVRPRLTVLSGPSGVGKSTVVAHMRKVHPEVWLSVSATTRKPRPGERHGVHYFFVNDDEFDKLIANGELLEWAEFAGNRYGTPRSAVLERLENGEPVLLEIDLQGARLVRKSMPEAQLVFLAPPSWDELVRRLTGRGTEAPEVIERRLAAAKIELAAESEFDTTLVNTSVEDVARELLALMEVV
- a CDS encoding integration host factor, with product MALPPLTPEQRAAALEKAAAARRERAEVKNRLKHSGASLHEVIKQGQENDVIGKMKVSALLESLPGVGKVRAKQLMERLGISESRRVRGLGSNQIASLEREFGGGGA
- the pyrF gene encoding orotidine-5'-phosphate decarboxylase codes for the protein MTLEPFGTRLRSAMDERGPLCVGIDPHAALLSSWGLNDDIAGLERFSRTVVEALADQVAVFKPQAAFFERFGSRGVAVLERTVADARAAGTLVLMDAKRGDIGSTMAAYAETFLRKDSPLFSDALTVSPYLGYGSLKPAVDLARESGAGLFVLALTSNPEGAEVQRAVREDGRTIGATMLAHLAEENAGAAPMGSFGAVVGATLGDLSSFDLDINGPLLAPGIGAQGATAADLPAVFGAAVRNVVPNVSRGVLRHGPDAAALRASAAAFAEEIREAVADA
- a CDS encoding quinone-dependent dihydroorotate dehydrogenase; this translates as MYKFFFNLVFKRMDPEEAHHLAFRWIRLAAAVPVLRTFVAAYLAPRHKELRTEALGLRFHSPFGLAAGFDKNAVAIDGMSMLGFNHVEIGTVTGQAQPGNPKKRLFRLVPDRALINRMGFNNEGSAAVAERLAARRPVFRTVVGVNIGKTKVVPEAEAAADYVVSTERLAAHADYLVVNVSSPNTPGLRNLQATESLRPLLTAVREAADRTVTDRRVPLLVKIAPDLADEDVDAVADLALELGLDGIIATNTTIAREGLGLKSAPELVKEAGGLSGAPVKDRSLAVLRRLYARVGDRLTLVGVGGIENAEDAWQRILAGATLVQGYSAFIYEGPCYARSLHKGLAARLAASPYATLAEAVGAETRKAAK
- the carB gene encoding carbamoyl-phosphate synthase large subunit, which translates into the protein MPKRTDIQSVLVIGSGPIVIGQAAEFDYSGTQACRILKAEGLRVILVNSNPATIMTDPEIADATYVEPITPEFVEKIIAKERPDALLPTLGGQTALNTAISMHEQGVLEKYDVELIGANVEAINKGEDRDLFKGVVEAVKAKIGYGESARSVICHTMDEVIAGVDTLGGYPVVVRPSFTMGGAGSGFAHDEDELRRIAGQGLTLSPTTEVLLEESILGWKEYELELMRDKADNVVVVCSIENFDPMGVHTGDSITVAPAMTLTDREYQRLRDIGIAIIREVGVDTGGCNIQFAIDPVDGRVIVIEMNPRVSRSSALASKATGFPIAKIAAKLAIGYTLDEVPNDITEKTPASFEPTLDYVVVKAPRFAFEKFPLADATLTTTMKSVGEAMAIGRNFTEALQKALRSLEKKGSQFTFVGDPTATMSKEELLATAVRPTDGRINTVMQAIRAGATQEEVFDATKIDPWFVDQLFLIKEIADDLAAAEKLHPELLAEAKRHGFSDSQIAEIRGLREDVVREVRHALGVRPVYKTVDTCAAEFAAKTPYFYSSYDEETEVAPREKPAVIILGSGPNRIGQGIEFDYSCVHASFALSDAGYETVMVNCNPETVSTDYDTSDRLYFEPLTLEDVLEIVHAESLAGPIAGVIVQLGGQTPLGLAQALKDNGVPVVGTPPEAIHAAEDRGAFGRVLADAGLPAPKHGTATTFAGAKAIADEIGYPVLVRPSYVLGGRGMEIVYDESRLESYIAESTEISPTRPVLVDRFLDDAIEIDVDALYDGTELYLGGVMEHIEEAGIHSGDSACALPPITLGGYDIKRLRASTEAIAKGVGVRGLINIQFAMAGDILYVLEANPRASRTVPFTSKATAVPLAKAAARISLGATIAELREEGLLPRNGDGGTLPLDAPISVKEAVMPWSRFRDIHGRGVDTVLGPEMRSTGEVMGIDSVFGTAYAKSQAGAYGPLPTKGRVFFSVANRDKRSMIFPARELVAHGFELMATSGTAEVLKRNGINATVVRKQSEGEGPDGEKTIVQLIHDGQVDLIVNTPYGTGGRLDGYEIRTAAVARSVPCLTTVQALAAAVQGIDALNRGDVGVRSLQEHAEHLTAARD
- the rpoZ gene encoding DNA-directed RNA polymerase subunit omega, encoding MSSSITAPEGIINPPIDELLEATDSKYSLVIYAAKRARQINAYYSQLGEGLLEYVGPLVDTHVHEKPLSIALREINAGLLTSEAIEAPPT